The nucleotide window TCTGTTTCAATTCATATATTTATTACGCTCATAGTACTGTGTTACGCTTTTACCTTATAAAGAGGACAGGAGACATTGCTTCTCTTTTCTTCAGCAAATTCTCTGATATTTCTTGAGAAAAGTCTATTTAAAATTAATATATGAATTAGTCTAAAGTTTTCTTGCAGAAGTTTTACCTTCCTATTAAGCAGTTCATGAAAGTTTACTTTCCTATCTTGCCCTCCTTGTCGATAATAAGGTATATCTACAGCAAATTATATTTATATTCGGGCTGATTAAAAAATAGGATTTAACTAGAAACTTGATATAATTAGAAACTTGATATAATTAGAAACTTGATATAATTAGAAACTTGATGTAATTAGAAACTTGATATAATTAGAAACTTGATACAATTAAAAATTTAATTAAATGTTTGTATAAGTGTAACTATCTCTGAATAACGCGTATTTTCCAGCCCTAATTAATAAGCATATTACTAAATAAATTAAAGATTACATCGGAATATATTTATTTACATTTTATATATTTACTTTACTTTATCCCGAGGTAAACATGTTCGAAATAGTAAGTGTTAGCGGCGGTCCGACAAAACCTGAAATCATTGCTGTGTCCCTTTCCAAACTCGGGCTGCGGGACGGTGATAGGTTTGCAGATGTAGGCTGCGGTACGGGATCGGTATCGATTGAAGCCGCAAAGCTTGCCCGAAACCTCACTATCTATGCAATAGATGCCCGAAACGAGGCTCTGAAAGCCACCGAAATAAATTTTAAAAATTTCAATATTGAAAATGCCAGGATTTTAGCTGGAGAGGCCTCGGATCTGCTAAACTCGGAAAGTTTTACAGATTTCATAGACTGCGCCTTTGTCGGTGGAACAAAAAATATTGATTCCGTACTTGAGATCCTTGTTAAGAAAAAAGCTAGAAGTATTGTGGTAAATGCTGTCCGAATAGAAACGGTTGTCAAGACAATTGAGACAATGAAAAAACTTGGAATTTTTGATGAAGTGGTTCATATTTCGGTTTCGAGAAGTGCACCAATTGCAGGAGAAACAATGTTCAAACCTGAAAACCCAGTATACATAGTTGTCGGAAAAAAGCAAAACTGAAAATCGTCTTATAATTTAAATCTTCTTTACGTTTATTTTTATAATTTATGGAGTGATAGCATGTTAATTGGAGTAGGACTTGGTCCTGGAGACCCTGAACTTCTGACCCTTAAAGCAGTGGATGTTTTGAAAAACAGTGATAAAGTATATGTGCCAGGTCGCCTGGCAAAAGATCTTGTGGCTCCTTATGCAGATGCTGAAATCCTTGAGTTTCCCATGATAAGAGATATTGAAGTTCTCAATTCCCTCTGGAAGGAAAATGCTGACAGGGTGGCAGAAGAGGCAAGAAAAGGCACTGTAGCTTTCGGGCTTATAGGTGACCCAAACTTTTTCTCTACGTTTTCCCATCTCAAAAAAGTAATGCGTAAGCATTATCCTGATGTTGAGCTTGCAACCATACCCGGTATAAGTTCGATTACCTCCTTTGCTGCCAGGACCGATGTTGCAGTTGAGAGTTCTTTTGAGGTCAGCGACGGTTCTGATGTGGGATATATGATTCATCTAAAGGCTACGCAACCGAAGTCCATAGTTAAACAGCTTGAGACCGAAGGATATACTGAGTTTATCTTTGCAGAAAGACTTTTTTCGGACAACGAACTCATAATCCGGAAGAAAGAAGAAATTCCGGAAAAGGGGAACTACTTCAGTATCATTTACGGAAAGAAGTGAAAGTGACCTTATAATATTCACGAATTCGATATATAATTTGAAAAAAACACGAAAGCAAAGGGATGGTCAGATGGAAAGAAAAGTATATTTTGTGGGAGCAGGCCCAGGGAACCCAAAACTAATTACAGTACTCGGGCGTGAGATGCTTGAAAAAGCCGACCTTGTAATGTATGCAGGCTCTCTGGTAAACCCTGAGGTTCTTAACTACACACAGGGAGAAACAATAGACAGCTATGGGTTGACTCTCGAAGAGACCACTAAAATAATTGCGGACGCGGTAGATGCAGGAAAATTCGTTGTCCGCCTCCACAGTGGAGATCCGTCTCTTTATGGTTCTGTCATAGAGCAGATGGAAGAACTTAGAAAACACAATATAGAAGTCGAAAGAGTTGCGGGAGTATCCTCGATTTTTGCAAGTGCTGCCGCTCTAGGCACACAGTTGACTCTTAACGGCGTTTCGGACACTCTAATTATTACCCGACCTGCCGGAAAAACCCTGGAAAAAGACCTTATCCCCGAGCTTTCTGCCTACAATACTACTATGGCAATTTTCCTTGGCACACAAAAAATAAGGGAAATTATGGAAAAGGTCAGATGCCCGAAGGATACGCCGGTCGCAGTTGTGTTTCACGCATCCTGGGAAGATGAAGAAATCATCACCGGAACTGTGGAAGATATTGCAGACAAGGTAAAAGATGCAGGGATTACACGTTCAGCAATGATAATTATCGGTGGGGTTGTTGACCCTAAAAATTACAGGAGGTCCTATCTATACGGAGTAGCCCAGGAACCGTTGTAATCACTTTTGAAAGAAATAAGGAAATTGCGGCAAGGATAGCAGAACACCTGAACGCAGACCTGCTTCTTTATGAAAAGGGCATATTTGAAAAGGCTTTTAAAAGCTATGGAGCAGTAATTGCGGTTTTTGCCACAGGCATTGTGGTAAGGGATATTGCTCCGCTTCTCGATAATAAGTGGTCTGACCCTGCCGTGGTTGTAGTTGATTCAAACCTGAATTTTGCAATCCCCCTGCTGGGAGGGCATCATGGCGCAAATGAAATTGCCCGCAAACTTTCTGAACTAGGAGCAATTCCCGTGCTTACAACGGCGACCGAGGTTCACGGCAAACCTTCAGTAGAGGGTATTGCTGATAGGTTAGGCTGCGAAGTCTTCAATAAAGAATCTACTGTAGCTGTAAATTGTGCCCTCCTTGATAAGGAAATCGAAGTTCTTGAGGTTAAAGGACCAAAAATTGTTGTTGTAGATGAAGATGTATCCGTACTGATAAG belongs to Methanosarcina barkeri 3 and includes:
- a CDS encoding cobalt-precorrin-4/precorrin-4 C(11)-methyltransferase gives rise to the protein MERKVYFVGAGPGNPKLITVLGREMLEKADLVMYAGSLVNPEVLNYTQGETIDSYGLTLEETTKIIADAVDAGKFVVRLHSGDPSLYGSVIEQMEELRKHNIEVERVAGVSSIFASAAALGTQLTLNGVSDTLIITRPAGKTLEKDLIPELSAYNTTMAIFLGTQKIREIMEKVRCPKDTPVAVVFHASWEDEEIITGTVEDIADKVKDAGITRSAMIIIGGVVDPKNYRRSYLYGVAQEPL
- a CDS encoding cobalt-factor II C(20)-methyltransferase — protein: MLIGVGLGPGDPELLTLKAVDVLKNSDKVYVPGRLAKDLVAPYADAEILEFPMIRDIEVLNSLWKENADRVAEEARKGTVAFGLIGDPNFFSTFSHLKKVMRKHYPDVELATIPGISSITSFAARTDVAVESSFEVSDGSDVGYMIHLKATQPKSIVKQLETEGYTEFIFAERLFSDNELIIRKKEEIPEKGNYFSIIYGKK
- a CDS encoding cobalamin biosynthesis protein CbiG, which encodes MFEKAFKSYGAVIAVFATGIVVRDIAPLLDNKWSDPAVVVVDSNLNFAIPLLGGHHGANEIARKLSELGAIPVLTTATEVHGKPSVEGIADRLGCEVFNKESTVAVNCALLDKEIEVLEVKGPKIVVVDEDVSVLIRKRTENAEVKGNNKKQ
- the cbiT gene encoding precorrin-6Y C5,15-methyltransferase (decarboxylating) subunit CbiT codes for the protein MFEIVSVSGGPTKPEIIAVSLSKLGLRDGDRFADVGCGTGSVSIEAAKLARNLTIYAIDARNEALKATEINFKNFNIENARILAGEASDLLNSESFTDFIDCAFVGGTKNIDSVLEILVKKKARSIVVNAVRIETVVKTIETMKKLGIFDEVVHISVSRSAPIAGETMFKPENPVYIVVGKKQN